CACCGTTTCCGGCACGTCGAGCGGGTTCTGCGTCACGAAATAGACGCCCACGCCCTTGGAGCGGATCAGTCGCACCACTTGCTCCACGCGTTCGATCAGCACCTTCGGCGCGTCGTTGAAGAGCAGGTGCGCTTCATCGAAGAAGAAGACCAGCTTGGGTTTTTCCGGATCGCCGACTTCGGGCAGTTCCTCGAACAGCTCGGAGAGCAGCCATAGCAAGAAGGTGGCATAGAGGCGCGGGTTCATCATCAGCTTGTCAGCTGCAAGCACCGAGATCTGCCCGTAGCCATCGTTGCTGACCCGCATGATGTCGGAAATCTTCAGCGCCGGCTCGCCGAAGAAGTTTTCCGCGCCCTGCTGTTCCAGAACAAGCATGGCGCGCTGGATCGAGCCAACCGACGATTTCGAGATCAGGCCATATTTCGTGGAGAGCTCGCTGGCATTTTCGCCCATATAGTTCAGCAGCGCCTGCAGGTCTTTGAGGTCGAGCAGCGCCAGGCCATTTTCATCGGCGATCTTGAAGGCGATGTTGAGCACGCCCTCCTGTGCCTCGGACGCATCCATCAAGCGGGCCAGCAGTAGCGGGCCCATTTCGGCGATGGTGGTGCGCACCCGATGGCCTTTTTCGCCATAGAGGTCCCAGAAGATCACCGGGAACTGGTCGAACTCATAGGGCGACAGGCCGATTTCCTCGGCGCGCTTCAGCAGGAAGTCCTTTGGCTCGCCCTTGGCGGCGATGCCCGAAAGATCGCCCTTGATGTCGGCACAGAAGACGGGCACGCCGGCCTTGGAAAATCCCTCCGCCAGCACCTGCAGCGTCACCGTCTTGCCGGTGCCAGTGGCGCCCGTGACGAGGCCGTGGCGATTGCCGAATTTCAGCGTCAGGAACTCGTCCTTATTGATGCTGTCATCCGGATTGCGGCTCGCGCCGACGAAAATCTGTCCATCTTGCTGCGGCATGGTGTCGTCTCCCTTAGAGCACTTCCAGCAAAAGTGCGAAGCGGTTTGCGTCCGGAACTGCGTAAAAACAAAAAGATAGAGCGTTTTCGCGATTCGAAGAAAAGCGGAAATGCTCTACCTGTTTGATTCTAGTACCGGATGATTTGGGATTGAATCGATCCCAAATCATCCGGTACTAGGGCGGCGGCACGGCAGCTTTTGAAAGCTGCAAGGGCCATTCATCGATTTGTCCTGACACTGTTATAAGAACTGACTTGAATGGGGACAACCATTCGCGTCGCAGTTCCGCTTCTGGTAGAATGTTGACCTCCGGCGCGGCTTGTGTCGGTTGCTTCATTCAGTTACGTTGACGTTAACGTTATAAAGGCAGGAGGCCACAGTGAACGAAGTTATTGATCAGATCGCGACCAAAGCCGGCATCGCTCCCGACCTTGCGGAAAAGGCCGTCGGCATGATTCTCGGTTTCCTGCAGCGCGAAGCTCCGGATGGTCCCGTCACCAAGATGATCGAATCTATTCCCGGCGCCTCCGATCTCGTTGCGCAATATAATGGCGAGGAAACGGGTGGCGGTGGCCTGCTCGGCGGCCTGCTTAGCGCAGTCGGCGGTGGCGGCGGTCTGATGGCCCTCGGCCAGCAGCTGATGAGCAGCGGTCTCAGCATGGGCGAAATCGGCTCGCTCGCCAAGGAGACGATTGCAACTGCTCGCCAGCATGCCGGCGACGAGGTGGTCGACCAGGTCGTCAATTCTGTCCCGGGCCTGCACCAGTTCATTTGAGGCTGCTATTGCCTTGAAAGAAAGCCGCCGGTTAATTCCGGCGGCTGTTCATTGTTCAGAAGGCAGGCTCCACCTCGTCACATTGCACCTGTTAAAGGCAGACATCCGGCCTCCATCCGCTGATCTTCTTCAGGATCAGACCTTCCTGCCCTTCGGGGTCCCGTCGATCTCATGCCATTTGCGGCCGTCGCGTTCGATGAGTTCGTCGGCGCAGGCGGGACCTGTGCTGCCGGGCGCATAGGGATCGGGTTTGCCGCCCTCTGCCCAGAGGTCGAGGAAGGGCTGCACGGCCGCCCAGCCGGCTTCGATGCCGTCGGCGCGCTGGAAGAGCGTCTGGTCGCCGACGAAGAGTTCGTAGAACAGGCTCTCATAGCCGGTCTGCTTGCCGATATCGAAACTGTCGGCGTAGCGGAAGTCGAGCGAAACCGGCGCTGTTTTCAGCACCAGCCCCGGCGATTTGATCGAGATTTCCATATCAAGGCCCTCGTCGGGCTGCACCTGGATGATCAGCCTGTTCGGCGGCAGTTCTGGGCGGGATTCGTGGCGCGGGAACTGGGCGAAGGGAACCGGCCGGAAGGTGATGACCACTTCCGTATCCCGCGCCTTCATCGCCTTGCCCGTGCGCAGGTAGAAGGGCACGCCCGCCCAGCGCCAGGTATCGACTAGGAGTTTCAGCGCCACGAAGGTTTCGGTATTGCTGTCGGGGGCGACATCGGGCGTCTGGGTAAAGGCCGGCAGATCCCTGCCGGCAATCGGGCCGGCCGTATAGGCGCCGCGTACGCCGTTCTTGATTGCCTCCTCACGCGAGTAGACGCGCAGGGCCTTCAGCACTTTGCCCTTCTCATTACGGATGGATTCGGCATCGAAGCTGTTCGGCGGTTCCATCGCCACCATCGCCAGCAGCTGGAAGAGATGGTTCGGCACCATATCGCGAAGTGCGCCGGTCGCATCGTAAAATTTGCCGCGCGTGCCGACGTCCACAAGCTCTGCCGCCGTGATCTGCACGTGGTCGATGTAGTTGTTGTTCCACAGCGCCTCGATCATCATGTTGGCGAAGCGCGTCGTCATGATGTTCTGCACCGTTTCCTTGCCGAGGAAATGGTCGATGCGATAGATCTGGCTTTCGGACACATGGTTCAGCAGCCGCGCATTCAAAGCCTGTGCCGAAGCAAGATCGTGGCCGAAGGGCTTTTCGATCGCGATGCGGCGGAAGGCACCGGTCGTTTCGTTCATCAGCCCGTTTTCGGAGAGTTTCTCGGCAATATCGCCGAAGAAGCGCGGCGGCACAGCGAAATAGAAGGCTGCGTTGGCGCTTGCCGCATGCGAGAGATAATCCGAGATTTCCTTGTAGACGTCGTTCTGCGTGAAGTCACCGGAAATATAGCTGATGCGCTTGCGCAGGCTTTGCCATACCGCCTGCCGCTCAGCATCGTCCATATCGCCTGAGGTCTTCAGAAATGATTCCAGACGATCCAGCAGCATGTCGACGCCGCCGGTCTCGATGCCGATGCCGAGAATATGCAGGTCTTCGCCGACAAGCCCGCTGCGGGTCATGTTGATCAGCGTCGGGATCAGCAGGCGCCGCGTAAGGTCGCCGGCAGCACCGAAGATCACGAATGTCAGCGGCGGAGCCGGTGCGACGTCGGGGGTGGTCATGCGCGAATCTCCTTCTGGCGGCCATATTCAGGGCTTCTGGACGACATGGACTATCTCCTCGGAGCTGTTGCTGTTTCAGCGTTGGCTATGGGTGTTCTAGCGCGGGCCGGCGCCGGTTGTCGATGGGATCGACGCACCGCCGTCAGTCGGCATTTCGGGGCTGATAAATATCTTATTTCTTCACCGCGACCAGGAAGAGCCGCGGAAAGCGCAGCAACACCTTGCCGTCGACAAGCGGCGGATAGGCCTGCTCGATATGCTTCAGATATTCAGCAGTGAAGGCATCGCGATGCTCGGCGCCGGCATGGTCGAGGTAAGGGCGCAGGCCCGTGCCCTTCACCCATTCGACGATGGCGGCGGCATTCTCCAGCACGTGATTGTAGTTGGTGTGCCAGATATCGACCCGGGCCGATTTGCCGATCAGCCTGTTGTAATAGACCGAGGGCGCGGGCAGGGGATTGCGACGTACGCTCTTCTTCGCAAAGGCCTCGCTCCAAGGACCATTCTTGGCCGTTTCCTCCATCATCAGATGGCTCTGTTCGGTGAGATTGTCGGGCATTTGCACGGCAAGCACGCCGCCAGGCTTCAGCCCGTCCATCAGGTGGTCGAGGATGTCGAGGTGATTGGGCAGCCACTGAAACACGGCGTTGGCAAAAAGCAGGTCGACGGGTTCTTCCGGCCGCCATGTGGCAAGATCTGCCTTGACAAAATTCGTATCGGGCAGGCGCTTGCGAGCGGCCTCCAGCATATTGTCGTCGCTATCGAGGCCGGAGACACCGGCAATACCGTAACGCTCGACGATCAGTTCAGTCGAATTGGCGGGACCGCAACCGAGGTCGATCGCGCGTTCGATACGCTCCAGCGGCACCTGCGCCAGCAGGTCGCGCGCCGGGCGTGTGCGTTCATCCTCGAATTTCACATATTGGCCGGCAGACCATGCCATGGGCACACCCTCTTCCTAGATTGCCGTTATCCCCGATGCGCATAGCACCGGGATATATCAGAACCGTGTAATAACGCTGATGCCCTTGCCCTCGGCCTTATCCAGCGACATCAGCGCCGGAACGGCTTCTTCCAGGCTGATGCTGCGGCCAATGAGCTTCTGCGGCGCGATCTTGCCGGCGGCGAGCATGTCGAGCATGGCGTCGTAGCGCCAAGCCTGCATGCCGTGGCTGCCGTAGATTTCCAGTTCATGGCCGATGACCTGCGCCATCGGGATCTGCGGCGTCGCATAATCGCCAAGCATGAGGCCGACCTGCACATGCCGGCCGCGGCGGCGCAGGTTCTTGATGGAGTTGAAGCAGGTGGTGGGGTGGCCGAGCGCGTCGATCGAGACATGCACGCCGCCTTTGGTGATTTCGCGTACCGCCTCTGCCACATCGGCGACCTCAGTCGCGTTGATCGCCGCGACTGCCCCGCATTCGCGGGCGAAGGCGAGCTTCTCGTCGGAAATGTCGATGGCGATGGCATTAGCGCCAAGCGCGCTGGCAATCATGATCGCCGACAGCCCGACGCCGCCGCAGCCATGCACGGCGATCCACTCACCCGGCCGCGTCTTCGCCTGGTCGGCAACGGCGCGGAAGGAGGTGGCGAAGCGGCAGCCGAGGCTTGCCGCCGTCGCGTCATCGACCGTTTCCGGCAGGTGGACGAGATTGGTGTCGGCATAGTCGATCGCGACATATTCGGCAAAGGAACCCCAATGGGTGAAGCCGGGCTGGAATTGACTGGGGCAGACCTGCTGGTTGCCGGAGTGGCACTCGGCGCAATGGCCGCAGCCGGAGACGAAGGGAACGGTGACGCGATCACCGACCTTGAAGCGGACGACGCCGCGCCCGGTCGCCACAACCTTGCCGGCAAGCTCGTGGCCGGGCACATGCGGCAGCTTGATATCGGGATCATG
The Rhizobium sp. 11515TR DNA segment above includes these coding regions:
- a CDS encoding helicase HerA-like C-terminal domain-containing protein — its product is MPQQDGQIFVGASRNPDDSINKDEFLTLKFGNRHGLVTGATGTGKTVTLQVLAEGFSKAGVPVFCADIKGDLSGIAAKGEPKDFLLKRAEEIGLSPYEFDQFPVIFWDLYGEKGHRVRTTIAEMGPLLLARLMDASEAQEGVLNIAFKIADENGLALLDLKDLQALLNYMGENASELSTKYGLISKSSVGSIQRAMLVLEQQGAENFFGEPALKISDIMRVSNDGYGQISVLAADKLMMNPRLYATFLLWLLSELFEELPEVGDPEKPKLVFFFDEAHLLFNDAPKVLIERVEQVVRLIRSKGVGVYFVTQNPLDVPETVLAQLGNRVQHALRAYTPREQKAVQTAASTFRPNPAFDCATVITTLGTGEALVSMLEGKGTPSVVERTLIRPPSGRIGPVTDGERQAIINGSPVAGVYDQTIDRESAYEILTERARKAAAPQNESAGDGWTLPGFGGDSSKPAGHRSGYQRETILEATMKSMARTVATQVGRALVRGILGSLKR
- the tam gene encoding trans-aconitate 2-methyltransferase, which gives rise to MAWSAGQYVKFEDERTRPARDLLAQVPLERIERAIDLGCGPANSTELIVERYGIAGVSGLDSDDNMLEAARKRLPDTNFVKADLATWRPEEPVDLLFANAVFQWLPNHLDILDHLMDGLKPGGVLAVQMPDNLTEQSHLMMEETAKNGPWSEAFAKKSVRRNPLPAPSVYYNRLIGKSARVDIWHTNYNHVLENAAAIVEWVKGTGLRPYLDHAGAEHRDAFTAEYLKHIEQAYPPLVDGKVLLRFPRLFLVAVKK
- the zwf gene encoding glucose-6-phosphate dehydrogenase gives rise to the protein MTTPDVAPAPPLTFVIFGAAGDLTRRLLIPTLINMTRSGLVGEDLHILGIGIETGGVDMLLDRLESFLKTSGDMDDAERQAVWQSLRKRISYISGDFTQNDVYKEISDYLSHAASANAAFYFAVPPRFFGDIAEKLSENGLMNETTGAFRRIAIEKPFGHDLASAQALNARLLNHVSESQIYRIDHFLGKETVQNIMTTRFANMMIEALWNNNYIDHVQITAAELVDVGTRGKFYDATGALRDMVPNHLFQLLAMVAMEPPNSFDAESIRNEKGKVLKALRVYSREEAIKNGVRGAYTAGPIAGRDLPAFTQTPDVAPDSNTETFVALKLLVDTWRWAGVPFYLRTGKAMKARDTEVVITFRPVPFAQFPRHESRPELPPNRLIIQVQPDEGLDMEISIKSPGLVLKTAPVSLDFRYADSFDIGKQTGYESLFYELFVGDQTLFQRADGIEAGWAAVQPFLDLWAEGGKPDPYAPGSTGPACADELIERDGRKWHEIDGTPKGRKV
- a CDS encoding zinc-dependent alcohol dehydrogenase family protein, with the protein product MKAMYYEAFEATPEIRTLPDPTPGEDGVVIAVGATGLCRSDWHGWMGHDPDIKLPHVPGHELAGKVVATGRGVVRFKVGDRVTVPFVSGCGHCAECHSGNQQVCPSQFQPGFTHWGSFAEYVAIDYADTNLVHLPETVDDATAASLGCRFATSFRAVADQAKTRPGEWIAVHGCGGVGLSAIMIASALGANAIAIDISDEKLAFARECGAVAAINATEVADVAEAVREITKGGVHVSIDALGHPTTCFNSIKNLRRRGRHVQVGLMLGDYATPQIPMAQVIGHELEIYGSHGMQAWRYDAMLDMLAAGKIAPQKLIGRSISLEEAVPALMSLDKAEGKGISVITRF